aataaatctGAGCCAACCaatggtcaactcaagcccctataagtaggGACTGGGGATGCAAGCAAAGGTAAGTCATTTCAACACAattatactgttgcattcagTCTTTCTAAaagtatttcccttacttaggcatcggagtggccccccggagtacaccccgggtcctccaagcctttattttcttctttcaggtcaacgagagtcgaaggagcacCCCAACCATATTTTTTATCCCGCAACAactttatataaattttttaaaaataaaaaataacttgtcttttcatgttatttttaaaaatatatataaaataatttttttgcacatttaaaaaaaactctttatttttcatatttttaatacaaatctttgaaaattaaaaaataaactaaaatttttacaatttttttgaaaacttaaAAGAGGAGAAAAATTTTCTACAACTAAATGAGGGTGAACCTCTTTAGACTTTGTATTACAGGACTCTTTGTTAAACAAAGAGCTAATTACCGGAATCTATTTCAATGCCATGTATCTAGTCGAAATACAGATACTCATAAAATTCAAACTCTTAAGAAGTATaatgatattttttgaaaaattagactAACTAAAAACTAataatttaaaactaaaaatatattttttttctcaaagtcTACATTTGAAATGAACTAGTTACTGAtcataaaaatatttcaataatttaaaatttgaaactttgatGTAAGATGTTTGTTACAATAAGAAAAATACATAAATGACCCGATCGAAAGTGGAGTGACTATTTTATTCGGCTTTAAATGATTACAGTAGAAAATCGAGTGACCTGAGGAGAATTGGTGCTGAACCGGGTTCGGGTCTCGGTCGACCCGTAcggtctaaaaaaaaaaaacaaaaaataaataataaaaattaaaaaaattaattggtGAACGGTGCAGCAGAGAGAGGCTGAGGACCCAGGCTAGCCAGTAGCCACTCTTCGGCGGAGACGCTCCTCCGGTGGCAGCCTCCTCCTCTTTCTCCGGCGACCCGAGGCAAAGTCTCATCTGGGTATTAAGCTTTGATATTGTATTTCTCAACTCGTTCGCCCTTTTCTTTTGTACACGCGGTCTCCCGAAACTCTCATCTCCCTAACCCTATCTCCCCGAGTGCAGCGTGGCTGTAAGGTCGAAGATGATAGGTTCTGTGGGGTCAAATACCGTCTGGAAAATGACTCGAACACTTGCAATGCATCTCGCACCCGCAATCAGTTCTGCCAGAAACTCGAACCCTCTTTCCATCGCTCCTACGGTAACTCCATccatttctttctctctttctttctcattTTAAATTTCTCTCATCCTTCGTTTGGTTTATGAGGAAATTGATTGAACAATAATGAAGAGTGGTATATTTTTTCAGTCTTCTACCTATTTTTATCTGTTCTGGATGCCTCTCAGCTCATTTCAGCTGTAAAAGCTAtcctatttttatatttttctcgGCTGCCAGTAGTGGGTTTAGGGCTTTGCTATGCTTGCTTCGTCGTATCTGAGTCTGATGGACAGCATGTAATCAATTTGCAGTTTTTGGGCCAGAGTATCAGAAGCATAAATGTGAAAACCTTTTCGATTCCAGACAACAAGCGTCTCGAATTTTCGCTCCAGTACATCCATGGAATTGGTCGCCGCAGGGCACACCAAATCCTCTGTTCTCTCAGCATAGAGAACAAACTGTCCAAAGATTTGACTCCAAGGGAACGCTTCATTCTTGGGGAAGAACTCGATCGCTACATGATCGATAGAGAACTTGTAATATGCTCAATTTCTCTACTTTTTGGCCTCTTTCCTCCGCTTCTGTCTGTGTATTTGTATTCATCTAACTGAATTGCGTTTTGGGTATTTTCCAGAAGCAGTTCAATCATCGTGCCATAGAGAGGCTGAAGCAAATACAGTGTTACAGAGGGATACGACATGAGCAGGGGCTGCCTTGCAGAGGACAACGCACCCATACTAATGCGAGGACCTTGAGGGGTAAGGCTATTCCaatagaaggaaagaagaaaCCTGGTCGCTAGTCCAATGGATCTCTTCTCCCTTGTTGAATGAATTTTGTTCATTGGATGATATCAATATGCACTACATAAACTTTGTGGATTCGTCTATTGGTTTTCAGAAGTCCTTAGTGGTGTATATCGAATATACATTTTTCTTGATGATTTGCTTATTAGTACGTTTTTTTCAACCATTGATATCTTGCTAActagtaaatttatctttttctttttgactAAAGAATACCAGTTCTCTAGTTCCATGAAGACATCTCTAACAAATGCACCTGCAATTGCTCATTTTAATAGATCCAAGTATTTTAGTTTTGACCATAAAGTGTGAATGCTCTGTAGGTTACTGGAAACATCCTAAGCGAATGCTTATGCAATTATCCATTCTCAAAGGTCTTAAGAATTTGACCTCTAGCTATAGGATATGGGTGTCATAagaattttcataaatcatatCTTTGAAATTGTGCCAGCAAAATAGGAAAAAACCTAATATCGTTTTTAATGTTTGCATAGGGGTGTAATATATTTTCAAACATCAAAATTTCCACAAAATAGTCCCTTAAATACAGGCATCTTAGTTGTGGGATAATCTCAAGCATCCTAATTACCTCAAAGTAGCATAATGAAGGCATGACTCAACCAATCGTCGGGGTTCAATTGCAGAGTTGATGTCACCAACCATGTTAATTTGATTTCACCTCACAAAGGAGTGACCTAACTTTAATACCAAGTCTCATGGGTTAGAAAAATCTTATTGCCGTGAGGATCACCTTTGCCTTGATCTTCCCAATGCAAGGAAGCACACCTATGAGGCAATATGATTACACCATCAAACTGTACTTATCCGAACACATTCAAGCACTTGTGGATCTATTCAATGATCAAGTATATTTGACATAACAGCTTTTGTCCCACTTAGTATGTATGTTGAGAAACATATTTCGAATGGTAAGGGTGTTGTGCTCATGTCTCATAAGCACTAAGTGTCGCTCTTGTACCACACCACACTCCTTGTGTAAGTGTTCATGCCATTAAACATTAGCTATTTGCTAAGCAGTACCTTACATTACATTACTGAAGATAAACATACGAAGGTTCAATATCCTTTGATGGCCTAATCAATACTAGATGACAGCATCCTGAGGGAAGTTCGAGGGACGTAGTGGCTGCATGTATCAACCTCTCCCTTTAGAGTATTGTGTGAGACCATAATGTGTAGTGTTGTCCATGGGACTTCCAATTTCACACGAAATCCCAAGATGCCCCTTATGGATGCTAAACAAGCGCGCTTGAAGCACTCATTGGGTGCTCACTTAGTGCTTGCCAAATCACAAAGGGTGATAGGAAGCTCACCAGGTGTTTTCCCCTCCTTTTGTAAGGAGTTTTCTATTCTATTCTCATTCTTATGCGAGGAAATTTTGGTATGCTTGAGGTATCATATGCTTCTTATTTGTTAAATCATCACTTGGGTATGTGTTTGGATATGCTTTAAGTCATAGTAACACCCAAGGTATGTATATGACATCTCCGTGATTAAATTCATGATTTGCAAGAGTTTCTTCTAAAGCATCTTTATGTATATCAATGCCCATGGTACTTCCATTGTGGCCCTCTTGTGTTTCCACAAACAAAATAATGTGAGATTGTGGCACATTGTGTGTGTTCCATCGCCAGTTTATACATACAAGGGGATTCTCTCACTTGGATTCCACTTTCTATTTCCTAAAATATCTTGTGCAATATTTGTTGAATAAATTTAATATAGAAAAATATTTGGCTCAAGCCTCTGGTGATCATCCTTGTGGCATTGGAAGTCTATCTCAATCTTTAGACGCACAGTTTCGTGTTTTTTTTGATACTAGCCTCAACAGCTTCCTTGGACAGCCACTCTCCCTGCACTTGTGCTACGGCTAGCTCTTTGGCCTTCAACTTTTGCCTCCACTTTACCTGTATCAAGGAATTATTTAGTATAACAAGCATGATATTTAATCTGGAATAAGCAAACTATATATAAGTGATAGAAGATTAGAAGGGGGGGATTTTGGAAAACCTAAGAAGAAATTCACCCAATTGAGATGGAACAGATCCAGAACTATAAATGTTGTAGAAAAGGAAGCACTTCCTCAGAACATAATAATGTGGACTTAAGGTTTAGAAGTATGGTATACCACAAAAGGAATAGGAAAGTGGCCATTGCTAGAAGTTCAGGATTGCATGCTTGACTGACAGCACTATTTAGTAGAGCGAACCCATATTAACTGGACTCTGGACACTTCAAAACTAATCAAGTAATTATGTTGAACACACAACATCATGGGGTAAGGGATATACGTCAGGGATCTATGGCCTGATATATACTCCACAAGCATGCCCAAAGATGAACAACAAATTCCTTGCTCACTATTAAGTTCTAGATACCATGTCAATTTGCTTTTTGGTTTCATGCAAATTCATGTGAAAAAACCATGCAGAACAGGTTATGAACTTTTTTAACACTTGATACAAGCTTCTCAACTTAAGACTAAGAAAattgaatatttatttaatattattgtatgGTTCTTGAGGAGGCCCTACTGATCCTTGGAGTGAGGTGGGAGGAGGGGAAGGGGGGCAATTAATCTCAGATTGTGTGCAAAAGGAGCAAGGAGGGAGGATCATATGTGCTATACGTGTAAGCTGCGAGGGGGATCATCAACCTACCCATACCTGCTGGGGAGTTAGAAAGGAGGGAGGGCCTAGGAAAAGCAAGTCGTGCAAGTGCTACCTCATAATGTGATGCCACTGCCCCTGCCATCGCCACCACAGAATATGCTAGCGGGGACTCAAACCCAAGCATTGCGTGAGGCTGAACAAATATTAAATGCTAGGTCACCTGCTTCAGTGTCAAAAAGTTGGATATTTTGATACTTTCAACAATTTCCCTATACTCTCAAAATTTTTGTCCCTAAACTATTATTGACAATTCTAAATAGCTTGATCCTGAGGCAGTTTATCTATCTTCGATAGGTTTGGTTCTGTGGCAGTTTATCTTTCTTTGATAGGCATTCATTTCATGAtaggttgctttttttttttcttcccccaTGCTATGTGATGTAGGATGAAGGTGTTTGAACTTTTAAAGCAATAGAATAGAAATGCCCACTTATAGATAGAGTGGGAGAGGGAAGGGTGAGTGGGGGTTGGGGTTTCAAAGCATAAGCCAGTGCACCTACAGAACTGTGTGAATTTTTTATGGTCAATCATTAGAGTTGGAAAGGACGTATGGACGTGATGAAAAACAACAGAAAACCAAGGGAAGAGCTTCTGTCCATGTTAAAAACTAAAGAGTTCCAGAGCAAAAGAcagattagaaaaataaataaataaattaggcAGCTTTAACATATTTTAATGTGCAGGTTTCATTAGCTGTTACTATGAATTGAGAAAAATGGACATGGCTCTGTGCTGCTGACCAAACTTTCGAAAAAAAGGGGGGTTTTGATCAGGCACAGTGATGTGAACAGTTGAGAgaaaagataaagaaaaagacGGGAACACAGAAAAATATAGGAGAAGGGAAAAATGCAGATAGgagaagaagggagagagaaaacGGGGTAGAAGAAAAgtagttgagagagagagacagagcaAAGATATCAATTAACCATCTAATTATCTTCCTTGCATCCACAAGCTTATATtgatcagaaaataagaaaccaaAAGATAAAATAACCAAAAATTACATTATAACCCCAAAGTAGCTAAAgtatcaaatcaaatcaaatcctaaataaattaaattcctaaattaTTCAAATTTCCCAACAAAATCCTTAATTATTAATAAATCTTCAAAAAGATACCATATCCTAGAGTTATCCAAAGCAACAGGGGCAGTCCTCCATCAAACTCCTCAGAGAAAGCTCTAGCAGAAGGAAGCCAGGAACTCGACAACCTTGAAAAAACCATCGACCAGATAGCAAAAGTGGCATGAACTGTATCACATTCTCAAGTACCACAGGATAGTAGCAATTAGATTCTCCAACTGAAAAATCATGAGTCAAAAGTTTCACATCCACCAAACCATGGTTTGTATATGACTGCAATTAGGCAACATAGAAGTTTTTGAAGAAGCAGTAGCTGATCTAGTAATCACTTGGCAGTGTCATAGTTGGCTCCAATGTCTTTTGATAAAATTAAAAATCCTCCCAATAATAAATCAACTTAATATCCAAATCTAATGGCAAATGAAGTAAATACGCATTTGGCAGAAATTCAAGAATGATCAGAGCAACTTCACTAGGTTTAGTTAAGGAAATTGAGAAGGGAAAATAAGTAGGTGATGAAGGCACATATTCAATGGATGGAGGGGAAATCATCTCAAAGGGAATTTCAACAACATATCCAGTGATTGAAGAACTTTAACAAACCATAAACATAAAAGTTGCCATACCATTGTTTGCATATGATGACACTAACAGCAACAACATGGAAACTCTTGGAGAAGCACTAGATGATCTAGTGTTTTGGTAGCGTGATCTTAAAAAAGGGTGGGGGCTGGCGTAATGGTAACGATTGCAGCCAATTGTGGCCATTATGCAGCAGGTAATGGGTGTCACATTGGTGAATTCATTTCTGCGTTAGCAAACTTGTTAAAAGTATTTGATCTCAAAACACTTTATTCTAtagctttaaaaatttttttgtaaattttaatCAATAATTTATAACAAATACTACATTTGGGTGGGTAATGTtactttttcaaattattttcctCATATTTATTGCTTGAGTTCGGGGCATAATGAGGCTACTTCCTCCTTTTTGATTTCTGAAGGTCATTCGTTTTCCTGGGACTTCCAATTCCGTAGaactcttaatgatagggaggttGAGGAGTTGTCTTCCTTGTTGATATTATTGGGGAATTGTTGTCCTTCCTTTAAGGCGGATAGCCATTCTTGGTCTTTAGGTTCTTCGCATGTTTATCCGTGCAAATCCTTCTTTGTTTATTTGATTAATGCTAATATTTCCTTTTGCACTCCATAAAATTgattggaaggccaaagttcctAAATGATCAAGGCTTTCATTGGTTGTTCTTATAGAGTTAACActaacaatctgttgcagagtaggagaACTTCAACAATCTGTTTCAGAATGTTGGGTGatgaagaaacagaatatccaaaaagtaaaaagttgtcgagatgagaatgcttagatggatgagtgttataacactgaaagataaattaaggaatgaacatatttgcagtaagttaggtgtagctcctatcgaagataagataagggagggacgactcagatggtttggacacttgcgacgtaggtcacatagtgcaccagtgaggaagcgTGAGTTAGTTagtgtggggggcagtagaagaggcaggggtagacctaaaataacttggagtgagatagtaaagatttaatagccctgaatttgtcaaaagaaatggtccataatcgcataaattggtgaaaaaagattcatatagccgaccccacctagtgggacttaaggcttggttttgttgttgctATTGTTGTTGTATAGTTCAAATGCATTTGTTCCTGCACTGCTCTTTTGTTAGGAATATATGGAATAAGCTTTTTGGTCATTCAAGAGAAAATTGGTTTTGTCTGGAGTTGGTGGAGGATATGTTAGTCACTTCGTCTTCTAGTTTTGGTAAAAGGAAGGATGCTCATGCTCTATGGACTTGTGCAATTTTCACAGTTCTGTGGGGTGTATGGCTGGAAGGAAATGCTTGTATATTTATGTGGAAGAAGCTGAACTTATCTTTTCTATGCAAGTCGACTCATTATTCTGCCTCACTTTGGTGTGCTTTTGCTTGTTGTTTTAAAGGAGTGATTTTTTCTGATATCCAATGGGATTGGCTTGCTTTGTATTCTAATTGTGTTTCCTcggtttattattttattttttatttttcatactttttttgagaaggatttcttattctccttctTGTTCATTCTTCCTATTCTAATGAATTCAAAATTCATCTTATTTTtgctattaaaaatatataacaaatacTACAAGTATTTGGTGTTACTTCATTGGTTAAGAGCAAGAAGAAGCAGGCATTTGTCATTCATTTGCTATGTTTCACTACTTTATTGATTATAAGTGAAATTTaaactaagaaatcataaatataaccaaacataaaatataaaatgtccATAATTCGAACAAGAACATGAATGCTAGCAATAGAATGTGTTTTTATCCATAATTAGGTGTAAGGAAAATACAAAAATAGAATAGAAGCAacttataatatgaaaatatatatgcTATTTTAAGGAGAGAAAAAAGTTAAATTTATTTGAACCATAGTCTCTAAAGAAACACATACTAAGCAGTAAATAAACATAACaatgattttttacaaaaataaaataaaataaaataaaccacctgAAAATTGAGTTTCTAAGCTTTAATATTGTGGAAAAGGTGGAAAAAATGCCAAAAGAAGGGCCTGCTGTTTTTAGTCATTGAAAACCAGGTTGATAATGTAAATGGCCTATAGTGGCTAGCGGCCTATGACAGCCGTGGTACTGTTGTGAATTGGGAGATCTATGGGAAATAACCCTATAATGGTCTCAGAAGCCTGACACAGTTATAAAACAGAAAGTGTGACCATTATGCACCAATGTTTAATGACTATGCTTGGCAGTAGCATAGAAGAATCCAATGTTCTTTGAATAAGTAACAAGTCCTCCAAAAAAGGAATCAATTTAGTACACAAATCTAATGGCAAATGAAGTAATATGCATTCAATTCAACTTCACGAATGAATGAATACGATAGAAAAAAGATTCATAGatctgattaaggattttgagggaaataagTAGATGGTGACTGAACATATTTAATGGATCATCCCAAATGACATGCAATTGTGCTTTCCCACGTAATATGGGACAAGATTATTGTAAAAAGGAATCAATTTAGTACACAAATCTAATGGCAAATGAAGTAATATgcattcaattcaaattcaagaatGAATGAATACGATAGAAAAAAGATTCATAGatctgattaaggattttgagggaaataagTAGATGGTGACTGAACATATTTAATGGATCATCCCAAATGACATGCAATTGTGCTTTCCCACGTAATATGGGACAAGATTATTGTCATTCTTATAAACATGCATGTTAAGGAGGGACTATATGctgattttacaatattttccTACTTCTAAGTAGCACCTAATCTTGCAACACTTGTACATAGGCAATCCCAAATCATACAACTTCTATTTTTCTTAACTCAATAGCTCAGCTGGCTACAGGATCTAGCCACATGAATGAAACATCTCGTTCAGACTTAAGTTGCACTCTTTCTACACCTTTGACACATAGAAATTGAATAGAGTTGAATCTATGACATCTTGTCTTCATGCTCTCTCTgtaaattttcattccattccattttgcaaaccaagcacaATTAACTTCCCCATAGACCACATGTAATTAACTTGCTGTTCACTTTTGCACCCCTTTCTCATTGTTTGACTATGTTAGATTTAGGACAAAGTAAGTACATATAAATAagttaaaaagaataaaaattgagTAAATAATATACAGACTGGTTCCCTCTCTCTTCTGGATGTGAAACTAGTGCATGCCTTCAGCACATTGCTGCAGGACAAACCGGAATGGAAGGGGGTTGGAGGGAAGAAATAGATGGCTAGGCCAACTGAAAACTCTGTAGGGAATAATGGTTCAAAAACCTGCATTACCAGGAAGGCAGAGACCCTCTGATAGATTCTCAAATGTCCTGCTAGTCATTGCGCCTTTGATCTTGGTGTGAACTTCAAAAGCGGTGTTAACCCTCTTGACCGTGTATGGCAGGACAATGGCCAAGGTCATTATGTGGGCATGCGATTTATGCTTCTCAGAAGATGGCATTCTATCGTATTTTGGTTTCCAACACCTTAGTTCTTCATATTTTGCTCCTTATACTTGTCTCACTCACCTATGGCTTCCCTTTTCACTTTGAAATTTGGATTGCTATAATTTTTCACTGCTATGCCTGGTGAGTTTTTTGAGGTTCTGACATATTGGTGTTGGTGTCAGTTGCTGTGATTTTGTACTATGATTTTCCATTCAGATGCTCAAAATGTGCAAGACTATGATATCAAACGGGCATCCTAGATAGATTGAAAGAGGTACTGGGATTTTTAGCCCTTCCCACTTCCCAGTGTACATATAACCAACGCTTGCATCTGATTTGTTTGGGAATAAATATAACTAGATTTGTTCATTCGATTGCTGAGCGAAAAGGTTACTCACCCCTAGAAGAAAGAGGGAATTTTGTGCCCCCCGTCGTAGTTTACATACTGGTTTATGCCAGTGTTTGTGTGTTATATGCTAAAAGCTTCATGCAGGACTTGAAATTTTACCATTTCTATGAGGATTAGAAGGCAGaattacacacatacacacacacacacacacccacacccaCACCCACACTAATTCCAAACGCACACGGATGGTCTTTGGCTGACATAATGTTGGCTACTCATGTTTTTTGATtgtatatttcaaacattttctttTCATCTTTTCTTTTCCGCCATTTATATTTTACTCTTTGTCAATTTGCTTTATCATGATTTATGAGTAGTTTAAATCACGCAAACAGGCTCCCCCTGCAATGAAGGTATGACTGCTTACATCCCTTCTGACTCATGATGTGTGGAAGCCTCATGCATCGAGTGTTatctttatttctatttttttgtgaTGCTCAACATGTTGAATAAAGTCCCTTGATCATGAACAGCCATTGGATCCATTTATTATTGGGAAATTTTGATACCTTATGTATGCGTGTGAGTAGATAAAATATAAGTGAATATAAATAAGAGGAAACTAATCATAAGAATACACCCCTTAGAAGTATGCTACTGTTCTGTATAAGACCTATAtacattttgtttaaattttagaTCTAAATCTTTCTTTACTTTTTATGTgcaattatttatttgttttattctttTGGTAGGAATCTGTATTTTTCTTTacattccattttttttaaaaaaaatcctatCCATGAACAACATTTTTAGCCAGAGTAAATGAATGATGTTGATGTTTTGTGCCTCGTGCACAAaatggtttatttatttattttcagaGTTACAAGTGGGCAATTCTTGGGTTTACTAGTCATAACTCAAAGGTTAATGCTAGAATAGGACCAGACAATGCATTATAGTGAggtagaaattaaatcatcttTCAAGTCAAACCAAGTTATAATCCATGCATATGGAGCATGGTTTAATATTTCCATTGAATTGCACATTTATGAGCTCGAATTATGAAAATCTTACTCAATTTGATTTTTTGGTTTGAAACATACATCCATGGAGGCATGGACTTCATGATATTTTAAGATATTAACCCTTAGTGTTTCGGAGTATGGATTTCAggttttagatttaaatttttatgattttggacaaaatttataattcaatacaattttctacttcatttaatttaaattcacACTAGTCTAATTCTAAAGTTGAAAATTCAAACTCCCAAACATAGGGTCAAAGTAACTAAAAATTACGACTGGTGCgtgcggaccgtaaaacggacgtgcGTTGACGGTTGTGGACACTCGgcaatattcaaaaaaaaaaaaaaaaaaaagtaactaaaaattaaaaacaaggtCTATTATCATAGTAATTGAATAATATCATTGTGACTTTCAAAGTGTTCTATTTCAGCCTAGGTTTgtctgtttgtttgtttgtttgtttttttttttgttttttgtttttttttgtttttgttttttgcttttttcTTTTGCATCCAACGTcattttctcataaaaaaaaagaaaataaggttTATTATCATGTATGTTAAGTAATTTCAATGTCATTTCCAAAGGAAGTGTCCTGTTTCATTCAAGTTTGGAtggctattttttttttggtgtcgAATGTGTTTGGCCGACCAGGCTTGGTTGGAGTATTTGCACAGAAAAAACTGTTGGTATGTTGAGCACATATGTATTGGACATATTACTGCTATCCATTTGGTGGATTCCATACACTTCATGCTGCACAACACCAAACACACTGAAGAATTGAAATAGGGAGTTCctgccatttttattttttaaagaaaaaaatcaagatatgataCCTAGGAAAAAGCccaagaaaagaaagagatggtCTACATTCATCCTGGGAGGATTTATACTTAGGATACTTTGGGAGAAGTTCTATGCATTCCTGCAGCCCTAAATGACCTCTATTAATGAATGAATGCAATTTTGGAGCTGAAAAATTAATGTGTACCAGAATTGCTCAAACTTTGGCTGGACATGCTACATTTAGATTAGGGAAGCTACAGAAGGAAGGATAAGAGGTTCTTCAGCCGCTGGATCGACCTTCCATGACACAGTAGCTTGGCCATTGAACCGACTATTATTAAGACCAAAGAAAAACAGTCAGGAAGAAAGAAAAGAGGCAGCTCAGATATTGAACCCTCATGCCGAATATAAATAGCTCAATCACTGAATCAACTTGCTAGACTTCTAGAAACACACATGAAGGACGAAAGTATAGGGTTGATTTCATCGCTTAGCTCAGCTCTTGAATGAACCTTCTACACTTCGATAAAAAGGTCCAAGGATGATAGGTAAAGAAGCAACTTGGCTATTTGAAATGAGCCATCCAAGATGGAGCATCTTAGCTACCAAATGATCCTACCTAAGACAAAATAGCCCAGCAGTTAAACTGACCTACCACACGTAAAACAAAGAAGTTCAAGCAGGAAGGGGGCATGTCAGCTCAGCCACTGAACCATCTTGACACTTGAGACATCCATGGAAGAACAAAAAATAAGGTAATTTAGCCATTGAATCAACCTGCACAAGATCGAGTAGCTTGGCCACTTGGCCAACCTGGTCAGTTGGACAAAATGTTAACAGAAGTAAGAGAAGAAGTAGCTTGACCTTTGAATTGAACTGCCACACTAATACAAGAAGTCAAAGGAAGAGAGTAAAAGGGGAAGCTCTTTCACTAAAATGACCTGCAGAGATAGAGCAGACCTTGGATTGACCTGCAACACTTATGATGGAATCTaatgaagaaaagaaaagtgaTGGCTTGACCATTATTAAATTAACCTGCCCA
This region of Malania oleifera isolate guangnan ecotype guangnan chromosome 10, ASM2987363v1, whole genome shotgun sequence genomic DNA includes:
- the LOC131165729 gene encoding small ribosomal subunit protein uS13c-like is translated as MIGSVGSNTVWKMTRTLAMHLAPAISSARNSNPLSIAPTFLGQSIRSINVKTFSIPDNKRLEFSLQYIHGIGRRRAHQILCSLSIENKLSKDLTPRERFILGEELDRYMIDRELKQFNHRAIERLKQIQCYRGIRHEQGLPCRGQRTHTNARTLRGKAIPIEGKKKPGR